Proteins from a genomic interval of Paenibacillus sp. FSL R5-0623:
- a CDS encoding PRC-barrel domain-containing protein, whose amino-acid sequence MKLQEMIGLAVFDVEDGKQVGKIQDFIVNDDWEIEGIELENKGLFTNHVKIVQWQDIVAYGEDAVMIRNQQAVRKTGADDIKYTYLLGRSKLKEMSVLTEEGLLLGRVSDVYFDQELGNTIIGIEITDGFVSDLIEGRKWLPCTSDMSIGESAIMVPSLSEQRLENAIHSVNG is encoded by the coding sequence ATGAAGCTTCAGGAAATGATCGGACTTGCCGTTTTTGATGTTGAGGACGGGAAGCAGGTCGGTAAAATCCAGGATTTCATTGTGAATGATGATTGGGAGATCGAAGGCATTGAGCTTGAGAACAAAGGTCTGTTTACCAATCATGTCAAAATCGTGCAGTGGCAAGATATTGTTGCCTACGGCGAAGATGCCGTCATGATCCGTAATCAACAGGCTGTCCGCAAGACGGGAGCCGACGACATAAAATACACGTACCTCCTCGGTCGGTCTAAATTGAAGGAGATGTCCGTGCTCACCGAAGAAGGTTTGCTGCTCGGGCGTGTCTCCGATGTTTATTTTGACCAAGAGTTGGGAAATACAATAATAGGGATTGAAATTACGGACGGTTTTGTGTCCGATCTGATCGAGGGCCGCAAATGGCTGCCATGTACAAGTGATATGTCCATCGGGGAAAGTGCCATTATGGTGCCGTCTCTGAGTGAACAACGCTTGGAAAATGCCATTCATTCTGTTAATGGATAG